One window of Thermocoleostomius sinensis A174 genomic DNA carries:
- a CDS encoding cyanoexosortase B system-associated protein: protein MQRSPRYKLLLVMLILAIAVAKVIPNYGSGNWTWSHRPALEPIQTLKIIQQQGLAIPGWQTLEQQVGEVGGHKWSMQTLTPDAANKTPQPFMLLMLRPQTWHRDLPQVDWMDIHGARGWTEDSQRRLTFTVTAINDRSFQPPIRVNARFFRGWDRERTYAVLQWYAWPTGGNASPSHWFWVDQASQWHNRQRTPWVAVSLLIPMQPLGNLESTQSQAISLGQLVQATLTQALLSHSL from the coding sequence ATGCAACGATCGCCACGCTACAAACTCCTGCTAGTGATGCTTATTTTGGCGATTGCGGTCGCCAAGGTGATTCCTAACTATGGCAGCGGAAATTGGACATGGAGCCACCGTCCTGCATTAGAACCCATTCAAACCCTCAAAATTATTCAGCAACAAGGATTAGCGATACCAGGCTGGCAGACGTTGGAACAACAGGTTGGGGAAGTGGGTGGGCACAAGTGGTCGATGCAAACCCTGACCCCTGATGCTGCAAACAAGACACCACAGCCCTTCATGCTCTTGATGTTGCGACCCCAAACCTGGCACCGCGATTTACCACAGGTAGATTGGATGGACATCCACGGTGCACGCGGTTGGACAGAAGATTCTCAAAGACGCCTAACCTTCACAGTGACAGCAATCAACGATCGATCCTTCCAACCGCCGATTCGAGTCAACGCCCGGTTTTTTCGAGGCTGGGATCGAGAGCGCACCTATGCAGTGCTCCAATGGTATGCCTGGCCAACCGGAGGCAATGCATCTCCCAGTCATTGGTTTTGGGTCGATCAAGCGTCACAGTGGCACAATCGCCAGCGTACTCCTTGGGTTGCCGTTAGCCTATTGATTCCAATGCAACCGTTGGGCAACCTTGAAAGCACCCAATCACAAGCGATCTCGTTGGGGCAACTTGTACAAGCTACCCTCACGCAAGCCCTTCTCTCTCACTCCTTGTAA
- a CDS encoding polysaccharide biosynthesis/export family protein: protein MFPPYQRYSRFWSLFLAHLYVTWSSLPLALGLWLMQGAAFSPTFGQPLVPAPPSTRQLLEEARERLLDREGAPPHEGNSSESQHQQSATEFDRYRLGPGDSIFVNVLRFADLSFQGTLDLSGNVLVPLVGTMNFQGMTVEQAREQIRAALDRYIVNPQVDVILIAQRPVQVTLLGEVVRPGLYPLPAPQLSTAIIAAGGSTGFADLRTVRIRRSLPNGSTVEQDFDLFTPLQTATEIPDVQLADGDIIIVPTLTAEDRQTYDRTLVARSTLAQPQINVRYLNYAAGKGGVISNLVLPNGSSFVDAIAAISPGLDAADMHNIALIRFDLQQGQAVAQELDGKDAFMGDTSQNPMLENNDVIVIGRNFVARLTYFLNTFTQPFRDVLGFLLFFDSLTTTATNLFRPAGGSRESE, encoded by the coding sequence ATGTTCCCCCCGTATCAACGCTACTCTCGGTTCTGGAGCCTATTCCTGGCGCACCTCTATGTCACTTGGTCTAGCTTGCCGCTTGCCTTGGGGCTGTGGTTAATGCAGGGAGCCGCGTTTTCGCCAACCTTCGGGCAACCTTTGGTGCCTGCACCGCCATCAACTCGCCAGCTTTTAGAAGAAGCTAGAGAACGACTGCTCGATCGCGAGGGGGCACCGCCTCATGAAGGAAACTCAAGCGAATCCCAGCATCAGCAGTCCGCAACAGAGTTCGATCGCTATCGTTTAGGACCGGGCGACTCAATTTTTGTCAACGTGCTACGATTTGCCGATTTATCCTTCCAAGGAACACTGGATTTGTCGGGAAATGTGCTGGTGCCACTGGTCGGCACGATGAATTTTCAAGGAATGACCGTAGAGCAGGCGCGAGAACAAATTCGGGCGGCCCTCGATCGCTACATTGTGAATCCGCAGGTAGATGTCATCTTAATTGCGCAGCGACCTGTGCAAGTCACGCTCTTGGGTGAAGTCGTGCGTCCAGGCTTGTATCCATTACCGGCTCCTCAGCTTTCAACAGCCATCATTGCGGCTGGAGGATCTACAGGATTTGCCGATTTGCGCACAGTCCGCATCCGTCGATCGCTGCCCAACGGGTCTACCGTGGAACAGGATTTTGATTTATTTACCCCGCTGCAAACGGCTACCGAAATTCCGGATGTGCAGCTAGCGGATGGCGATATTATCATTGTGCCGACCCTGACGGCGGAAGATCGCCAAACTTACGATCGCACCTTAGTAGCACGGTCAACGCTGGCTCAGCCCCAAATCAATGTGCGCTATTTGAACTATGCAGCCGGAAAAGGAGGGGTCATTAGCAATTTGGTCTTGCCCAACGGCAGCAGTTTTGTAGATGCGATTGCGGCCATTTCACCTGGTTTAGATGCTGCTGATATGCACAACATTGCCCTGATTCGCTTTGATCTACAGCAAGGGCAAGCCGTGGCACAAGAACTCGATGGCAAAGACGCTTTTATGGGTGACACGTCACAGAACCCTATGTTGGAAAACAATGATGTCATTGTAATCGGGCGCAACTTTGTAGCGCGGCTGACGTATTTTCTCAACACCTTCACGCAACCATTTCGCGATGTTTTAGGCTTTCTGCTGTTCTTTGATTCGTTAACCACCACAGCAACCAACTTATTTAGACCCGCAGGTGGTTCAAGAGAGTCTGAATAA
- a CDS encoding GumC family protein, whose protein sequence is MVPPIVKRYLIALDRHKWVGLASLIGVTGISGIMALLQPPPSVTFVAQGILAYSAPPETFSATGNAIQQQAQAVTKEALLSDAVLENASQQLAVQEIDRSPKVLQQRSKVVTNNPGTGEAGAGAALLRVSVAYSDSNEEVAKAVVKALMEAMIEQSRQFNSQQLDRILANLNQLLPKVSQELEVAERQLEEFIRLEGTALQAARSGALVNSITASQQQQRELRLNLAGIDAQLSSLQNRLGLTPDQAYAFSALSADPIIADLRSQIYQAEAQQDLLRKTLRPDHPAMVELQNQLDTFEQLLQARVTEVIGSGQAAPLVAFDVIRQASSLDPARQQLAATLVSLQTQRDSLREQLMNIVRSEQELRQEYARIPDQQLEQQRLQQQVSLKRSFYDQIQARLADVRLAQEETVGSLVVAQSPQVEAQPSTGPNSLVILLIGGFMGLGVSGGLIFLLGSLDSTLHTLEDVQSTLRQQDVPILGLLPLLPEAGSDDIAPPLLPVIEAVNSPYIDAYERLRGNLQRASGGRLLKLLIVTSTIAAEGKSTVAYNLAIASARAGKRTLLIESNLRSASQSASLHVSLDPGRMLEPLRYYGNLIDCVQLSPIENLYLVPSVGPQQHAAAIIDSSEMRRLLDDGRGRFDLVILDTPALSRYNDALLLEPQTDGLLLVTRPGYSEETVLNEAMQELIDSEQIKFIGAVINGIDGLMQPLPLEQHLEPYEVDHHSDTNCHHRESELISKRLMNFG, encoded by the coding sequence ATGGTTCCACCGATTGTTAAACGCTACTTGATTGCCCTCGATCGCCACAAATGGGTTGGATTAGCTAGCTTGATTGGCGTAACCGGAATTTCCGGCATCATGGCACTTCTGCAACCGCCTCCCTCTGTCACCTTTGTTGCCCAAGGCATTTTGGCGTACAGCGCTCCACCGGAAACGTTTTCTGCTACTGGAAACGCCATTCAGCAACAGGCTCAGGCGGTGACGAAGGAAGCATTGCTATCGGATGCGGTGTTAGAGAATGCATCACAACAACTGGCAGTGCAGGAAATCGATCGATCGCCTAAAGTTCTGCAACAGCGCTCGAAAGTGGTGACGAATAATCCGGGAACCGGAGAAGCAGGGGCGGGAGCGGCTCTATTGCGCGTGTCGGTTGCCTATTCAGACAGCAATGAAGAAGTCGCTAAGGCAGTGGTCAAGGCGTTGATGGAAGCTATGATTGAACAAAGCCGTCAGTTCAATAGCCAGCAACTTGATCGCATTTTGGCTAACCTCAACCAACTCTTGCCCAAAGTTTCGCAAGAACTGGAAGTGGCAGAACGTCAGCTAGAAGAATTTATCCGCTTGGAAGGAACGGCTTTACAAGCGGCACGCAGTGGAGCTTTAGTGAATTCAATTACTGCCAGTCAGCAACAGCAGCGAGAGCTACGCCTGAACCTAGCCGGGATTGATGCCCAACTCAGTAGTTTGCAAAATCGACTGGGATTGACCCCCGATCAAGCCTATGCCTTTTCTGCTTTGAGCGCTGATCCAATTATTGCTGACCTGCGATCGCAAATTTACCAAGCCGAAGCGCAACAAGATTTACTCCGCAAAACCTTGCGCCCCGATCATCCTGCAATGGTGGAGTTGCAAAATCAACTGGATACCTTCGAGCAGTTACTCCAAGCGCGGGTTACAGAAGTGATAGGCAGTGGACAAGCGGCCCCCTTGGTTGCCTTCGATGTTATTCGTCAGGCCAGCAGTCTTGACCCGGCACGGCAACAATTAGCCGCAACGCTAGTCAGTTTGCAAACGCAGCGTGATTCCTTGCGCGAACAATTAATGAATATTGTGCGATCAGAACAGGAATTACGCCAAGAATATGCCAGAATTCCGGATCAGCAATTGGAACAACAGCGATTACAACAGCAGGTGTCGCTGAAGCGATCATTTTATGACCAAATTCAAGCACGTTTAGCCGATGTGCGATTGGCTCAAGAAGAAACAGTGGGTAGTTTAGTTGTTGCGCAATCCCCGCAGGTCGAAGCTCAGCCCTCGACCGGACCCAATAGTCTGGTGATTCTGCTGATTGGTGGTTTCATGGGGCTAGGGGTCAGTGGTGGCTTGATATTTCTGTTGGGGTCACTTGACTCAACACTGCATACCCTAGAAGATGTGCAATCTACTCTGCGTCAGCAAGATGTGCCAATCCTGGGATTGTTGCCCCTGTTGCCCGAAGCGGGTTCTGATGACATTGCTCCGCCCTTACTGCCCGTTATTGAAGCGGTCAATTCACCCTATATTGATGCTTATGAACGACTGCGCGGCAACTTACAACGCGCCAGTGGTGGCAGACTGTTGAAATTGCTTATTGTCACTAGCACGATCGCCGCTGAAGGCAAATCAACCGTGGCATACAATTTGGCCATTGCTTCGGCTAGAGCAGGCAAACGCACCTTACTAATTGAAAGTAACTTACGATCGGCCTCGCAATCTGCATCACTGCATGTAAGCCTCGATCCAGGCAGGATGCTGGAACCTTTGCGCTACTACGGCAATTTGATTGACTGTGTGCAATTATCGCCGATCGAAAACCTGTACCTTGTGCCTAGTGTTGGGCCGCAGCAACACGCGGCGGCCATTATTGACTCCAGCGAAATGCGGCGATTATTGGACGATGGGCGCGGACGATTTGATCTAGTCATTCTAGATACACCAGCCCTGAGCCGTTATAACGATGCGCTGCTATTAGAACCCCAAACCGATGGGCTGCTACTGGTAACGCGGCCGGGCTATAGCGAGGAAACCGTGCTCAATGAAGCCATGCAGGAATTGATTGATTCTGAGCAGATTAAGTTTATTGGTGCGGTGATCAATGGCATAGATGGACTGATGCAACCATTGCCGCTGGAACAGCATCTAGAACCCTATGAGGTTGACCATCATAGCGATACGAACTGCCACCATAGAGAGAGTGAACTCATCTCGAAAAGATTGATGAATTTTGGTTAG
- a CDS encoding mechanosensitive ion channel family protein, whose amino-acid sequence MDILLTLAEVATLILTFSVLNWLIGIATTTIATKVLPNKSAQLAALRQNAGLILLVTCIGLCLLVVAVNGALIYQGKSVLDYQLGLLQSIPTTVWTGLAVAITKCLLLLLLVKLSIPYLHRLLDWACEFAKNYDRIKANDDSIAAFFSALKKALTNSAWLFAILLCAQFLQLPSIISRYLWVILKAYLAISVGRLVVKVISALIDTLDALSAQFSNLDNILRYYERFRHLVPALKKCLEYVLYVGIATLVVQDIEFIAWIVAYADEIVQIIAIYFLSGVVVEFGNIILEDLVLQTENLSDLQRKRRLTIIPLFKSFLKYTVYFTAVLAVLKLIQIDPTPILAGAGILGLAIGFGAQNLINDIVSGFFILFENYYLVGDYIETGRIEERTVEGVVEAIELRTTHIRHPDGQLQIIRNGEVGSVVNYSKQYIYAKVEVPVPHHINLDRVYQIIEEVGQQLKLESLDVLEPTYVDGLENFGEENLVLRTLTKVKPGKHLNIQRLLRGRLKFAFDQQEIALVQSIEMK is encoded by the coding sequence GTGGATATTCTCCTAACGCTTGCTGAGGTTGCGACTCTCATTCTCACCTTCTCGGTGTTGAATTGGCTAATTGGCATTGCAACAACCACCATAGCAACTAAAGTGTTGCCCAATAAGTCTGCTCAACTAGCCGCTCTACGCCAAAATGCAGGACTGATTTTACTCGTTACATGTATTGGGTTATGCCTTCTAGTCGTTGCTGTTAATGGTGCGCTAATTTATCAGGGCAAGAGTGTTTTGGACTATCAGCTTGGTTTGCTCCAAAGCATTCCAACCACTGTATGGACTGGACTAGCCGTTGCTATCACCAAATGCTTGCTATTGCTGTTGCTGGTTAAACTGAGCATTCCCTATTTGCATAGGTTGTTAGATTGGGCATGTGAATTTGCCAAAAACTACGATCGGATTAAGGCAAACGATGACAGCATTGCTGCATTCTTTTCTGCTTTGAAAAAGGCCCTGACGAATAGCGCTTGGCTATTTGCGATTCTTCTTTGTGCTCAATTCCTGCAACTACCTAGCATTATTTCTAGATACCTATGGGTAATTTTGAAGGCATACTTGGCTATCTCTGTAGGGCGGTTAGTTGTTAAAGTGATTTCTGCCTTGATTGATACCCTAGATGCTTTGAGTGCACAATTCTCTAACCTAGATAATATACTGCGCTATTACGAACGGTTCCGCCATCTTGTTCCTGCCCTCAAAAAATGTTTGGAATATGTTCTGTACGTGGGCATTGCAACACTAGTTGTTCAAGATATTGAATTCATCGCTTGGATTGTTGCTTATGCAGATGAAATCGTTCAAATTATCGCTATTTATTTTCTAAGTGGTGTTGTAGTTGAGTTTGGAAATATCATTTTAGAGGATTTAGTTTTACAGACAGAGAACCTGAGTGATTTACAACGAAAGCGACGACTAACAATTATTCCATTGTTTAAAAGTTTTTTGAAATATACAGTTTATTTCACAGCCGTCCTTGCTGTGTTAAAACTTATACAAATTGATCCAACTCCAATCTTAGCAGGAGCAGGAATTTTAGGATTGGCAATCGGATTTGGCGCACAAAATCTAATTAATGATATTGTTTCAGGTTTTTTTATCCTGTTTGAAAACTATTACTTGGTAGGAGATTATATTGAAACAGGACGAATAGAGGAGAGAACTGTCGAAGGAGTTGTTGAAGCGATCGAGCTACGAACAACACACATTCGTCACCCCGATGGGCAATTGCAAATTATCCGCAACGGCGAAGTGGGATCTGTGGTAAACTACTCCAAGCAATATATCTATGCAAAAGTAGAAGTTCCCGTTCCCCATCACATTAATCTCGATCGGGTTTATCAAATTATTGAAGAGGTGGGACAACAACTAAAGCTTGAGTCACTAGATGTTTTAGAGCCAACCTATGTTGATGGATTAGAAAATTTTGGTGAGGAAAATTTAGTTCTTCGCACTCTAACTAAAGTAAAACCAGGTAAGCATTTGAACATTCAGCGATTGCTACGCGGCAGGTTAAAGTTTGCCTTTGATCAACAAGAAATTGCCTTAGTGCAATCGATCGAAATGAAGTAG
- a CDS encoding DUF4359 domain-containing protein: MVRTIVKAGIVTVGLMAIAILTNPTRKDYRDYVVYKTCRQADRPPAVQAACTTIRALPRPSGQWVVDQYVRRRNYWLFSIYLVDSPLVRDVSLGVGGHFIELESSLPRDAEAGEINLSS; the protein is encoded by the coding sequence GTGGTTAGGACGATAGTCAAAGCTGGAATCGTCACAGTTGGGCTAATGGCGATCGCGATTCTCACTAATCCTACGCGCAAAGATTATCGAGATTATGTGGTCTATAAAACCTGCCGCCAAGCCGATCGCCCTCCAGCGGTTCAAGCCGCTTGCACTACGATTCGGGCGCTGCCTCGTCCCTCTGGACAATGGGTGGTTGATCAGTATGTCCGCCGTCGCAATTACTGGTTGTTCAGCATCTATCTAGTTGATTCACCTCTGGTTCGGGATGTCAGTTTAGGGGTAGGCGGTCATTTCATTGAATTAGAGTCTTCACTACCACGGGATGCAGAAGCTGGCGAAATTAACTTGAGTAGTTAG